One genomic region from Mytilus trossulus isolate FHL-02 chromosome 9, PNRI_Mtr1.1.1.hap1, whole genome shotgun sequence encodes:
- the LOC134683463 gene encoding uncharacterized protein LOC134683463, giving the protein MYSTVVIFVSLSSCLLAEDIPFCEDGFYYNRGEVECVQCSECEGANLIIRAPCGGDQNTICGPFVEFDQFHQSPIDNVKPNQTYEWFDKTIEDNQRTNFPTTVDQDYKWYNLAMALLGVLSFISLAVGIYIIAVCFICKRRRREKEIICDPEICTSTGANQRSRLVQSSTVPSRDRLKTHRNTYTLDEDYDADNSNQTVSSTSSHYVYFKTADPPNV; this is encoded by the exons atgtaTTCGACAGTAGTTATATTTGTAAGTTTAAGCAGTTGTTTACTGGCAGAAGATATCCCTTTTTGTGAGGATGGATTTTATTACAACCGAGGCGAAGTCGAGTGTGTTCAATGTTCTGAATGTGAAGGAGCTAATCTTATTATCCGAGCCCCTTGTGGTGGTGACCAGAACACTATCTGTGGACCATTTGTTGAGTTTGACCAATTCCATCAAAGTCCCATTGATAATGTAAAGCCAAACCAGACATATGAATGGTTTGACAAGACAATAGAGGATAATCAGCGTACGAACTTTCCAACAACAGTGGATCAGGATTACAAATGGTACAACCTTGCTATGGCGCTTCTGGGAGTACTGTCATTTATTTCACTTGCTGTTGGGATATACATTATAGCtgtttgtttcatttgcaaGAGGCGAAGGCGAGAGAAGGAAATCATTTGTGACCCAG aaatATGCACGTCAACGGGAGCCAACCAAAGATCCAGGCTGGTGCAGTCCTCGACTGTTCCCTCCAGGGACCGTCTCAAGACACATCGGAACACGTACACGCTGGATGAGGACTACGATGCTGATAACAGTAATCAGACAGTTTCATCGACATCATCACATTATGTGTATTTCAAAACAGCTGATCCACCGAATGTTTGA